In Kaistella sp. 97-N-M2, the sequence TTCGCCGGATAAAATGATCGAATTTGTGTCGCAATATTTCACGCTGCGCGTTGGCGACCTTATTTTTACGGGCACACCAAAAGGCGTGGGGAAAGTTGCGGAAAACGACATTCTGGAAGCTTTTCTGGAGGATAAAAAAGTCTTCAGTTTAAGAATTCAGTAAAGCCTTATCAACAAAAATCAGGTTGCACACTGCGCTGCGTCTTTTTATAACCGGAAATAATTTGTAACTTTAAGCAACAAAAATAACAATCATGATCAACATTATTTTACCTGTAGATTTCGGGGATTCTACAGATCAACTTATAAAAGGGGCTATAAAATTTGCGAACGAAACCAAAGGGAAACTTTGCCTCATCCACGTGGCGCCGGCAGATATTGGTTTTGCGATTGGCGATATGGGATTTCAGTATTTCCCGGAAGTGGAACAAAATGAGATTAAAGAAGAACTGCTCCGTCTTAACAGCATCGAACAGCGTATTTTGGCAGAAGGCATTGATTGCGAACATCTTTTAAAACAGGGCATCGCGGGAGATATCATTTTGGATTACGCGAAAGAACAGAACGCGGGCTACATCGTAATGGGATCTCACGGCAGAAGCGGAATTTACGATGTTTTCGTGGGCAGTTTAACAAAAGAATTGACGCGGAGGTCTCCGATTCCTGTGCTGGTAATTCCGGTGCATTAATCCCTTAAGAAACTTAAAAAAAGGAAATCCCGAAATTGTAATAATTTCGGGATTTCTATAATTAAATACGTATCAATTATTTAGTCTCTTTATTGTAAATTTTCGGGTCGTAATAGGGGTGGTGTCCTTCGGTTGGCGAATAATATTCTTTGTCTTTGTCGCCGCCTAAAGTTGCAATTAAAACGTAACACCAATAGCAAAACAAGACGGTGGCAACCAGGAATAAAATCCAGTTTACGAAATTTGCCGCGAAGTCAAAAAAGCCAAAAGACCATTTGAAGAACCTGCTTATTAATAGAAATATAGACGTCATTATTTTCCTTTTTTAAATTAACTTTGCACAAATTTATAAAAAATGTTTCGATTACTTTCTAAAGAAAGCAATATATTTTCGATACCGGTTTACATTGGTATTCTTCTTTTAATTGTGATCGGATTCAACTTCCTCGATTTCAATACTTTAGATGTGGTTTCGGCGATTTTTACATTTGCCGGGATTGCGCTGGGTTACTTCTGCTTTAATGCCATTGCCTTAAATTACCAAACGCATCTGCCGCTATTTTTATATACCGTAATTATTTTCTCCCTTTATCTGGGCGATCTTGATATCGGCATCGCCGTGTCTATTTTTACGAATTCAATTATTTTGTTGCTTCTAAGCAATATTGATATGGTGGTGCGGAAGAATTCCTATATTCTGGTGGGTGCAATTTTGGCCTTAAACTTTATCTTTTTACCCACTACCTGGCCCATGTCGCTGTTTGTGA encodes:
- a CDS encoding DUF6341 family protein, translating into MTSIFLLISRFFKWSFGFFDFAANFVNWILFLVATVLFCYWCYVLIATLGGDKDKEYYSPTEGHHPYYDPKIYNKETK
- a CDS encoding universal stress protein; amino-acid sequence: MINIILPVDFGDSTDQLIKGAIKFANETKGKLCLIHVAPADIGFAIGDMGFQYFPEVEQNEIKEELLRLNSIEQRILAEGIDCEHLLKQGIAGDIILDYAKEQNAGYIVMGSHGRSGIYDVFVGSLTKELTRRSPIPVLVIPVH